A section of the Streptomyces sp. V3I8 genome encodes:
- a CDS encoding glutamate--cysteine ligase codes for MGEKVVAGTIGLSDRRRYREKLQQCLEGLARLLEEKKFDRPKNLMGMEIELNLAGPDGSPRMMNAQVLERIASHDFQTELAMFNLEVNIAPHRLEGRVFDRLAEELRTSLAYAHRKANEVDAGIVMVGILPTLTRDDLVSANLSDVDRYTLLNDQIVAARGEDFTLDIEGVERLSCTSASIAPEAACTSVQLHLQVTPDRFADVWNAAQATAAAQIAVGANSPFLFGRELWRESRPPLFLQSTDTRPPELQAQGVRPRTWFGERWISSAYDLFEENLRYFPPLLPIRDEEDPIRVLDEGGTPKLAELVLHNGTVYRWNRPVYDIEDGVPHLRVENRVLPAGPTVIDTVANAVFYYGLVRALATEARPVWSRLPFEAAAANFEQACRYGIDAKLEWPRRGRHGGVAQVPAVQLVREELLPLAAEGLDAWGVEPADRDLYLGVIEERCKRGVNGASWQSRTFHEALEGGLDRDAALAATTRRYSELMHLGEPVHTWPVGLPDPAVPPS; via the coding sequence ATGGGGGAGAAGGTCGTGGCGGGGACGATCGGTCTGTCCGACCGCCGACGGTACCGAGAAAAACTCCAGCAGTGTCTGGAGGGGCTGGCGCGGTTGCTGGAGGAGAAGAAGTTCGACCGCCCCAAAAATCTCATGGGCATGGAGATCGAGCTCAATCTCGCGGGGCCCGACGGCTCACCGAGGATGATGAATGCGCAAGTGCTCGAGCGCATCGCCAGTCACGATTTCCAAACAGAACTCGCCATGTTCAATCTGGAAGTCAACATTGCCCCCCACCGGCTGGAGGGCCGGGTATTCGACCGGCTCGCCGAGGAGTTGCGCACCTCCCTCGCGTATGCCCACCGGAAGGCGAACGAGGTCGATGCCGGGATCGTGATGGTCGGCATCCTGCCGACCCTCACCCGTGACGACCTGGTCTCCGCGAACCTCTCCGACGTGGACCGCTACACGCTGCTCAACGACCAGATCGTGGCGGCCCGCGGGGAGGACTTCACCCTGGACATCGAGGGCGTGGAGCGGCTCAGCTGCACCTCGGCCTCCATCGCGCCCGAAGCGGCCTGCACCTCGGTGCAGTTGCACCTCCAGGTGACCCCCGACCGGTTCGCCGACGTGTGGAACGCCGCGCAGGCCACCGCGGCGGCACAGATCGCGGTCGGCGCCAACTCGCCGTTCCTCTTCGGCCGTGAGCTGTGGCGCGAGTCGCGGCCCCCGCTGTTCCTGCAGTCCACGGACACCCGGCCGCCCGAACTGCAGGCGCAGGGAGTGCGGCCGCGCACCTGGTTCGGCGAGCGCTGGATCTCCTCGGCGTACGACCTCTTCGAGGAGAACCTGCGCTACTTCCCTCCGCTGCTGCCCATCCGCGACGAGGAGGACCCGATACGCGTCCTCGACGAGGGCGGCACCCCCAAGCTCGCCGAACTCGTCCTGCACAACGGCACCGTGTACCGCTGGAACCGGCCGGTGTACGACATCGAGGACGGCGTCCCGCACCTGCGCGTCGAGAACCGCGTGCTGCCCGCCGGTCCCACCGTGATCGACACGGTCGCCAACGCGGTCTTCTACTACGGGCTCGTCCGGGCCCTCGCCACGGAGGCGCGGCCGGTCTGGAGCCGGCTGCCCTTCGAGGCCGCGGCGGCCAATTTCGAGCAGGCCTGCCGTTACGGTATCGACGCGAAGCTGGAGTGGCCGCGGCGCGGCCGGCACGGCGGGGTCGCGCAGGTGCCCGCGGTGCAGCTGGTACGGGAGGAGCTGCTGCCGCTCGCGGCGGAGGGCCTGGACGCATGGGGTGTCGAGCCGGCCGACCGCGACCTCTACCTCGGGGTGATCGAGGAGCGCTGCAAGCGGGGCGTCAACGGGGCTTCCTGGCAGTCCCGTACGTTCCACGAGGCGCTGGAGGGCGGCCTGGACCGGGACGCGGCGCTGGCCGCCACGACCAGGCGGTACAGCGAGCTGATGCACCTCGGCGAGCCGGTGCACACCTGGCCGGTCGGGCTGCCGGACCCGGCCGTTCCGCCGAGCTGA
- a CDS encoding PadR family transcriptional regulator: protein MRSHGEEYGPGFGPGHGRGHGHGRGGPGGPDRGAFEGLRAAFGPFGPGFGGPGFGQGPWGGRGGRGGPRGRARRGDVRASILALLKDRPMHGYEMIQEIAERSGGAWKPSPGSVYPTLQLLEDEGLISSATEGGKKLFSLTEAGRTAAEEGPDAPWEDAGRGVDWEALSDIRQAGFGLMEAFGQVWKTGSKEQREKALSLINETRKKLYLILADED, encoded by the coding sequence ATGCGTTCCCACGGAGAGGAATACGGACCGGGCTTCGGCCCCGGTCACGGACGTGGCCACGGACACGGCCGGGGTGGCCCCGGCGGTCCGGACAGGGGTGCCTTCGAAGGGCTGCGTGCGGCGTTCGGCCCCTTCGGGCCCGGCTTCGGCGGTCCCGGCTTCGGCCAGGGTCCCTGGGGTGGGCGCGGGGGCCGGGGCGGACCGCGCGGCAGGGCGCGGCGCGGCGACGTACGCGCGTCGATCCTGGCCCTGCTCAAGGACCGCCCCATGCACGGCTACGAGATGATCCAGGAAATCGCCGAGCGCAGCGGCGGGGCGTGGAAGCCCAGCCCCGGCTCGGTGTACCCCACCCTTCAGCTGCTCGAGGACGAAGGTCTGATCAGCAGCGCGACCGAGGGCGGCAAGAAGCTGTTCTCGCTCACCGAAGCCGGTCGCACCGCCGCCGAGGAGGGGCCGGACGCGCCCTGGGAGGACGCGGGGCGCGGGGTCGACTGGGAGGCGCTGAGCGACATCCGGCAGGCCGGCTTCGGTCTGATGGAGGCGTTCGGGCAGGTCTGGAAGACCGGCAGCAAGGAGCAGCGCGAGAAGGCGCTGTCCCTCATCAACGAGACGCGCAAGAAGCTGTACCTGATCCTCGCCGACGAGGACTGA
- a CDS encoding substrate-binding domain-containing protein, with product MGRHSLPDAPRRGGTGPRTRTRRRRAALATALVLAVAAGTVAAVDGGLLSFGSSCWDDSVRLRIAAAPGIAPALKDAADYARDNDVTSDGSCIDVRVTARDTYEFTNALRSKRGSATDFEAWVPDSGVWVNKVLADNRSIPVTPAGNVASSPIGVAMIPTAAKTLGWPRKTYAWTDLAGATTTSERLRLGSGDPSRSATGLLALTQLTQTAGRTKDGDVLAAATAKALSQRASESDGQVLDTLPRDLSGAEQGNPERNQALILSEQAAFAYNASADSGDDLDLFYPKDGSPRLDHPFTLVDEPSLSTDESRAALRFMTLLGEDDGRRILEKHGFRTDEDDIPAELVSAAGGRAPQPFGEVPERPATDKEVEEALGLWTITVQSARLTTVVDASSSMSDPVPGTSESRMDVTRAALLQALATFTPEDEIGLWKFSTELDGKRDYRVLVPTGRLGDRVAGTTQRDLLSAAFSDLKPVPHGETGLYDTTLAAYRAATASYTKGKFNAVVLLTDGVNQDPGSISRSGLVAALRRLADPERPVPLIAIAVGPEADKKELDEIAAATGGSGHLVTDPSQIHSVILKAVVRAGDRN from the coding sequence ATGGGACGTCACAGCTTGCCCGACGCGCCGCGCAGAGGCGGCACCGGCCCCCGGACCCGTACGCGGCGCCGCAGGGCGGCGCTCGCGACGGCCCTCGTGCTGGCCGTCGCCGCGGGCACCGTGGCCGCGGTCGACGGCGGCCTGCTCTCCTTCGGCTCGTCCTGCTGGGACGACTCCGTGCGGCTGCGGATCGCCGCCGCTCCCGGCATCGCCCCCGCGCTCAAGGACGCGGCCGACTACGCCCGGGACAACGACGTCACGTCCGACGGCAGCTGCATCGACGTCCGCGTGACCGCCCGGGACACGTACGAGTTCACGAACGCCCTGCGCTCGAAGCGCGGGAGCGCGACGGACTTCGAGGCCTGGGTGCCGGACTCGGGCGTGTGGGTGAACAAGGTCCTGGCGGACAACCGGTCGATCCCGGTGACCCCCGCGGGCAACGTCGCCTCGTCGCCCATCGGCGTCGCCATGATCCCGACGGCCGCGAAGACCCTCGGGTGGCCCCGCAAGACGTACGCCTGGACCGATCTGGCCGGCGCGACCACGACGAGCGAGCGACTGAGGCTCGGCTCGGGTGACCCCTCGCGCAGCGCCACGGGCCTGCTCGCGCTGACCCAGCTGACGCAGACGGCCGGACGGACGAAGGACGGCGACGTGCTCGCGGCCGCCACCGCGAAGGCCCTCTCGCAGCGCGCGTCCGAGAGCGACGGCCAGGTCCTGGACACGCTGCCGCGCGACCTGTCCGGCGCCGAGCAGGGCAACCCCGAGCGCAACCAGGCGCTGATCCTGTCCGAGCAGGCGGCCTTCGCGTACAACGCGTCGGCCGACAGCGGCGACGATCTCGACCTCTTCTACCCGAAGGACGGCTCGCCCCGGCTCGACCACCCGTTCACGCTGGTCGACGAGCCCTCTCTGAGCACGGACGAGAGCCGGGCGGCGCTGCGCTTCATGACGCTCCTCGGCGAGGACGACGGACGGCGGATCCTCGAGAAGCACGGCTTCCGTACGGACGAGGACGACATCCCGGCCGAGCTGGTGTCCGCGGCCGGCGGCCGGGCCCCGCAGCCCTTCGGGGAGGTGCCCGAGAGGCCCGCCACGGACAAGGAGGTCGAGGAGGCCCTCGGCCTGTGGACGATCACGGTGCAGAGCGCCCGGCTCACCACGGTCGTCGACGCCTCGTCGTCCATGTCGGACCCGGTGCCGGGCACCAGCGAGTCGCGGATGGACGTGACCAGGGCGGCGCTGCTCCAGGCACTGGCCACCTTCACCCCGGAGGACGAGATCGGGCTGTGGAAGTTCTCCACCGAGCTCGACGGCAAGCGCGACTACCGCGTCCTCGTGCCGACCGGCCGGCTGGGCGACCGGGTGGCCGGCACCACCCAGCGGGACCTCCTGTCGGCGGCCTTCAGCGACCTGAAGCCGGTCCCGCACGGCGAGACCGGCCTGTACGACACCACCCTGGCCGCGTACAGGGCGGCGACGGCCTCCTACACCAAGGGCAAGTTCAACGCCGTGGTCCTGCTGACCGACGGCGTCAACCAGGATCCCGGCAGCATCTCGCGCTCCGGCCTGGTCGCCGCTCTGCGCAGGCTCGCCGACCCGGAGCGCCCCGTACCGCTGATCGCGATCGCCGTGGGCCCCGAGGCCGACAAGAAGGAGCTGGACGAGATCGCCGCGGCCACCGGCGGATCGGGACACCTGGTCACCGACCCGTCCCAGATCCACTCGGTCATCCTGAAGGCCGTCGTACGGGCGGGCGACAGGAACTGA
- the gcvP gene encoding aminomethyl-transferring glycine dehydrogenase, translated as MTAHRIPLSELEQGIPFEQRHIGPDSEARAKMLAQVGYGSLDELTAAAVPDVIKNVGSLALPDARTEAEVLAELRSLADRNEVLGSMIGLGYYGTFTPPVILRNVMESPAWYTAYTPYQPEISQGRLEALLNFQTMVAELTGLPTSGASLLDEGTAAAEAMALSRRMGKNKKGLFLIDADTMPQTVAVIRTRAEPTGVEVVVADLSDGIPDGLAEREINGVLLQYPGASGAVRDLKPVVGQAHELGAVVTVAADLLALTLLTSPGELGADIAVGTTQRFGVPMGFGGPHAGYMAVREKFARSLPGRLVGVSVDADGNKAYRLALQTREQHIRREKATSNICTAQVLLAVMAGMYAVYHGPEGLKGIARRTHRYATILAAGLSAGGVEVVHEAYFDTLTVRVPGRAADVLAAARQGGVNLHLVDADHLSLSCDETTTRAQLDAVWAAFGVDGDVAALDTTAQDTLPAPLLRTDEYLTHPVFHQYRSETAMLRYLRRLADRDYALDRGMIPLGSCTMKLNATTEMEPVTWPEFGQLHPFAPAEQAQGYLTLIRELEERLAEVTGYDNVSLQPNAGSQGELAGLLAVRGYHRANGDEQRTVCLIPSSAHGTNAASAVMAGMKVVVVKTAEDGEIDVEDLRAKIEQYRDELSVLMITYPSTHGVFEEHVADICAQVHEAGGQVYVDGANLNALVGLARPGHFGGDVSHLNLHKTFCIPHGGGGPGVGPVGVRAHLAPYLPNHPLQPAAGPETGVGPVSAAPWGSAGILPISWAYVRLMGAEGLKRATQVAVLSANYVAKRLEPHFPVLYTGPGGLVAHECIIDLRPLTKATGVSVDDVAKRLIDHGFHAPTMSFPVAGTLMIEPTESEDLVELDRFCDAMIAIRAEIEKVGSGEWAADDNPLRNAPHTAAALGGAWEHAYSREEAVFPAGVSAADKYWPPVRRIDQAYGDRNLVCSCPPLDAYED; from the coding sequence ATGACCGCCCATCGTATTCCGCTCTCCGAGCTCGAACAGGGAATCCCCTTCGAGCAGCGTCACATCGGGCCCGACTCCGAGGCCCGCGCCAAGATGCTCGCGCAGGTGGGGTACGGCTCGCTCGACGAGCTGACGGCCGCCGCGGTGCCGGACGTGATCAAGAACGTCGGCTCGCTCGCACTGCCGGACGCGCGCACCGAGGCCGAGGTGCTGGCCGAACTGCGTTCCCTCGCGGACCGCAACGAAGTGCTGGGCTCCATGATCGGGCTCGGTTACTACGGCACGTTCACGCCGCCCGTCATCCTGCGCAACGTGATGGAGAGCCCGGCCTGGTACACGGCGTACACGCCCTACCAGCCCGAGATCTCGCAGGGGCGCCTGGAAGCGCTGCTCAACTTCCAGACCATGGTCGCCGAGCTGACCGGACTGCCGACCTCCGGCGCCTCGCTGCTCGACGAGGGGACGGCCGCCGCCGAGGCCATGGCGCTGTCGCGGCGCATGGGGAAGAACAAGAAGGGCCTCTTCCTCATCGACGCGGACACCATGCCGCAGACCGTCGCGGTGATACGGACGCGGGCCGAGCCCACCGGTGTCGAGGTCGTCGTCGCGGACCTGAGCGACGGCATCCCCGACGGGCTCGCGGAGCGGGAGATCAACGGTGTGCTGCTGCAGTACCCCGGCGCCTCCGGTGCCGTACGGGACCTGAAGCCCGTCGTCGGGCAGGCGCACGAGCTGGGCGCGGTCGTCACCGTCGCCGCCGACCTGCTCGCCCTGACGCTGCTCACCTCGCCCGGTGAACTGGGCGCCGACATCGCCGTCGGCACGACGCAGCGTTTCGGTGTCCCGATGGGCTTCGGCGGGCCGCACGCCGGATACATGGCCGTGCGCGAGAAGTTCGCGCGCAGCCTGCCCGGCCGGCTCGTCGGCGTCTCGGTCGACGCGGACGGCAACAAGGCGTACCGGCTCGCCCTGCAGACGCGCGAGCAGCACATCCGCCGGGAGAAGGCGACCAGCAACATCTGCACGGCCCAGGTGCTGCTCGCCGTGATGGCCGGGATGTACGCCGTCTACCACGGTCCCGAGGGACTGAAGGGCATCGCCCGGCGTACCCACCGGTACGCCACGATCCTCGCCGCGGGCCTGAGCGCGGGCGGTGTCGAGGTCGTCCACGAGGCGTACTTCGACACCCTCACCGTGCGGGTGCCGGGCCGCGCCGCGGACGTGCTCGCGGCCGCCCGTCAGGGAGGGGTCAACCTCCACCTGGTGGACGCGGACCACCTGTCCCTCTCCTGCGACGAGACGACCACGCGGGCCCAGCTGGACGCCGTCTGGGCGGCGTTCGGCGTCGACGGCGACGTGGCGGCGCTGGACACGACGGCACAGGACACGCTGCCGGCCCCGCTGCTGCGCACCGACGAGTACCTCACGCATCCGGTCTTCCACCAGTACCGCTCGGAGACCGCGATGCTGCGCTACCTGCGCCGGCTCGCGGACCGCGACTACGCGCTCGACCGGGGCATGATCCCGCTCGGCTCGTGCACCATGAAACTGAACGCGACCACCGAGATGGAGCCGGTCACCTGGCCCGAGTTCGGGCAGCTGCACCCCTTCGCGCCCGCCGAGCAGGCGCAGGGCTACCTCACGCTCATCCGTGAGCTCGAGGAGCGGCTCGCCGAGGTCACCGGCTACGACAACGTGTCGCTCCAGCCCAACGCCGGTTCGCAGGGCGAACTGGCCGGTCTGCTGGCCGTCCGCGGGTACCACCGCGCCAACGGCGACGAGCAGCGCACCGTCTGCCTGATCCCGTCGTCCGCGCACGGCACGAACGCGGCGAGCGCGGTGATGGCCGGTATGAAGGTCGTCGTCGTGAAGACCGCCGAGGACGGCGAGATCGACGTCGAGGACCTGCGGGCCAAGATCGAGCAGTACCGCGACGAGCTGTCCGTGCTGATGATCACGTACCCCTCGACGCACGGGGTGTTCGAGGAGCACGTCGCCGACATCTGCGCGCAGGTGCACGAGGCCGGCGGCCAGGTCTACGTGGACGGCGCCAACCTCAACGCGCTGGTCGGGCTGGCCAGGCCGGGCCACTTCGGCGGCGACGTCTCGCACCTCAACCTGCACAAGACGTTCTGCATCCCGCACGGCGGCGGCGGTCCGGGTGTGGGCCCGGTCGGGGTGCGCGCCCACCTGGCGCCGTACCTGCCCAACCACCCGCTGCAGCCCGCCGCGGGCCCCGAGACGGGCGTGGGGCCGGTCTCCGCGGCTCCCTGGGGCTCCGCGGGCATCCTGCCCATCTCCTGGGCGTACGTCCGGCTCATGGGCGCTGAAGGGCTCAAGCGGGCCACGCAGGTCGCCGTGCTCAGCGCCAACTACGTGGCCAAGCGCCTGGAGCCGCACTTCCCGGTCCTCTACACGGGGCCCGGCGGGCTGGTGGCGCACGAGTGCATCATCGACCTGCGGCCGCTCACCAAGGCGACCGGCGTGAGCGTCGACGACGTCGCCAAGCGGCTCATCGACCACGGGTTCCACGCGCCGACGATGTCCTTCCCGGTGGCCGGCACGCTGATGATCGAGCCCACCGAGAGCGAGGACCTCGTCGAGCTCGACCGGTTCTGCGACGCGATGATCGCCATACGCGCGGAGATCGAGAAGGTCGGCTCGGGCGAGTGGGCGGCGGACGACAACCCGCTGCGCAACGCCCCGCACACGGCGGCCGCGCTCGGCGGCGCGTGGGAGCACGCGTACAGCCGTGAGGAGGCCGTCTTCCCCGCCGGGGTCTCGGCCGCCGACAAGTACTGGCCGCCGGTGCGCCGGATCGACCAGGCGTACGGCGACCGGAACCTGGTCTGCTCCTGCCCGCCGCTGGACGCCTACGAGGACTGA
- a CDS encoding DMT family transporter, whose amino-acid sequence MPVHMSTSSAGHPGRGVGLGLALGSAVAFGGSGVAAKPLIEAGLDPLHVVWLRVAGAALVMLPLAVRHRRLVRTRPALLAGFGLLAVAGVQACYFASISRIPVGVALLVEYLAPALVLGWVRFVQRRPVTRAAALGVVLAVGGLACVVEVWSGLGFDVLGLLLALGAACCQVGYFVLSDQGGDAGEAAPAPLGVIAYGLLFGALVLTVVARPWGMDWSVLGGGAELDGTTVAASLLLGWIVLIATVVAYVTGVLAVRRLSPQVAGVVACLEAVIATVLAWVLLGEHLSAPQIIGGAVVLCGAFIAQTSTPAKAPPAPVARGAAGTGSELSERGTSV is encoded by the coding sequence GTGCCGGTGCATATGTCGACGAGCAGTGCGGGTCACCCTGGAAGAGGCGTCGGGCTGGGACTCGCGCTCGGATCGGCGGTCGCCTTCGGGGGATCCGGTGTCGCCGCCAAACCGTTGATCGAGGCGGGCCTCGACCCGCTGCACGTGGTCTGGCTGCGCGTCGCGGGTGCCGCCCTGGTCATGCTCCCGCTGGCCGTACGCCACCGGAGGCTGGTGCGCACGCGTCCCGCGCTGCTCGCCGGATTCGGGCTGCTGGCCGTCGCGGGCGTCCAGGCCTGCTACTTCGCCTCGATCTCCCGGATCCCCGTCGGGGTGGCGCTGCTGGTCGAGTACCTGGCGCCGGCGCTGGTCCTCGGGTGGGTGCGGTTCGTGCAGCGGCGGCCCGTCACCCGGGCCGCGGCCCTCGGTGTCGTCCTCGCCGTCGGCGGGCTCGCCTGTGTCGTCGAGGTGTGGTCGGGGCTGGGTTTCGACGTGCTCGGGCTGCTGCTCGCGCTGGGCGCCGCCTGCTGCCAGGTCGGCTACTTCGTCCTGTCCGACCAGGGCGGCGACGCGGGTGAGGCGGCGCCGGCGCCGCTCGGCGTCATCGCGTACGGGCTGCTCTTCGGCGCCCTCGTCCTGACGGTCGTGGCGCGGCCGTGGGGCATGGACTGGTCGGTCCTCGGGGGTGGTGCGGAGCTGGACGGAACGACCGTCGCCGCCTCGCTGCTGCTGGGCTGGATCGTGCTGATCGCGACCGTCGTCGCCTACGTGACCGGCGTCCTGGCGGTGCGCCGGCTCTCGCCGCAGGTGGCCGGGGTCGTGGCGTGCCTGGAGGCGGTCATCGCGACCGTGCTCGCCTGGGTCCTGCTGGGCGAGCACCTCTCGGCGCCGCAGATCATCGGTGGCGCGGTGGTGCTGTGCGGTGCCTTCATCGCCCAGACGTCCACGCCGGCCAAGGCCCCGCCGGCGCCGGTGGCGCGCGGCGCGGCGGGCACCGGGAGCGAGTTGTCGGAGCGGGGGACCTCCGTCTAG
- a CDS encoding DUF5999 family protein has protein sequence MCQHQRPCPTADSADREAALLVAHHPEQGWSLLCNGVLLFEDTGEILPDGRIIAPHRPPAMDVMTAA, from the coding sequence ATGTGCCAGCACCAGCGACCGTGCCCGACAGCCGACTCCGCCGACCGGGAGGCAGCGCTTCTCGTGGCGCACCACCCGGAGCAGGGATGGAGTCTGCTGTGCAACGGCGTCCTGCTCTTCGAGGACACCGGTGAGATCCTGCCGGACGGCCGGATCATCGCTCCGCACCGGCCGCCGGCCATGGACGTGATGACGGCTGCCTGA
- a CDS encoding Clp protease N-terminal domain-containing protein, whose product MQHRIPQQRTAGRGPADTDGEAHLSAALTAVVAGARRRALRDGDPQIDTAHLLHALLESDPEVRAVFASDPQVVRLLGYLVQRSIGYGLRWQSSVEDSGALPATTGDGWSPVATAAMAAANERAALRGDRFADGTDLLAGLVARTGSRAAEVLERAGVGVPELLERLDGATERDLEA is encoded by the coding sequence GTGCAGCACCGAATCCCCCAGCAGCGGACCGCCGGGCGCGGCCCGGCCGACACGGACGGCGAAGCGCACCTCAGTGCCGCGCTGACGGCGGTGGTCGCCGGCGCTCGCAGGCGGGCGCTGCGGGACGGGGACCCGCAGATCGACACCGCTCATCTGCTGCACGCGCTGCTGGAGTCGGACCCCGAGGTGCGTGCGGTCTTCGCAAGCGATCCGCAGGTCGTCCGGCTGCTCGGCTACCTCGTCCAGCGCAGCATCGGTTACGGACTGCGCTGGCAGAGTTCCGTCGAGGACTCCGGCGCGCTGCCCGCGACGACCGGGGACGGGTGGTCACCGGTGGCGACCGCCGCCATGGCGGCCGCGAACGAGCGGGCCGCCCTGCGGGGCGACCGGTTCGCGGACGGGACCGACCTGCTCGCCGGGCTCGTCGCCCGCACCGGCTCGCGGGCCGCCGAGGTGCTGGAGCGCGCGGGCGTCGGCGTACCGGAACTGCTGGAGCGCCTGGACGGGGCGACGGAGCGGGACCTGGAGGCCTGA
- a CDS encoding PhzF family phenazine biosynthesis protein, producing the protein MRIRIVDAFTDRPFAGNPAGVLLLDAAASFPDDAWLRNVALEVNHAETAFAHPLPAGGEADWALRWFTPAAEVALCGHATLATAHVLATTGAARGPVRFATKSGVLVATALDDGSVTLDFPTAPLTAVEIPSGVAGALGAEPLSTHDTGPDVGDLLVELADERTVLGLAPDLASLGRHSERGIIATARAEDPSRGYDFVSRCFFPNIGIPEDPVTGSAHTALAPFWSQRLGRTELTGLQASARSGRVRTQLRGDRTLLTGRAVTVIEGELLA; encoded by the coding sequence ATGCGGATTCGTATCGTCGACGCCTTCACCGACCGCCCCTTCGCCGGCAACCCGGCCGGGGTCCTCCTCCTCGACGCCGCGGCGTCCTTCCCGGACGACGCCTGGCTGCGGAACGTGGCCCTGGAGGTCAACCACGCCGAGACGGCGTTCGCCCACCCCCTCCCGGCGGGCGGCGAGGCCGACTGGGCGCTGCGCTGGTTCACCCCGGCCGCCGAGGTCGCCCTGTGCGGCCACGCCACACTCGCCACCGCTCACGTGCTGGCCACCACGGGGGCCGCGCGGGGTCCGGTCCGGTTCGCCACGAAGAGCGGCGTGCTCGTCGCGACCGCGCTCGACGACGGCTCCGTCACGCTGGACTTCCCGACCGCCCCGCTCACCGCGGTGGAGATCCCGTCCGGCGTCGCCGGGGCCCTGGGCGCCGAGCCGCTCAGCACGCACGACACCGGCCCGGACGTCGGCGACCTGCTCGTCGAACTCGCCGACGAGCGGACGGTCCTGGGTCTGGCCCCCGACCTCGCGTCCCTGGGCCGCCACTCCGAGCGCGGCATCATCGCCACCGCCCGCGCCGAAGACCCCTCCCGGGGCTACGACTTCGTCTCCCGCTGCTTCTTCCCGAACATCGGTATCCCGGAGGACCCGGTCACCGGCAGCGCCCACACCGCCCTCGCCCCGTTCTGGTCGCAGCGCCTGGGCCGCACCGAACTCACCGGCCTGCAGGCCTCGGCCCGCTCCGGACGGGTCCGTACGCAACTGCGCGGCGACCGCACCCTCCTCACCGGCCGCGCGGTCACCGTGATCGAGGGCGAGCTGCTCGCGTAG
- a CDS encoding SRPBCC family protein — translation MAEVSAEARIEAPAEKVWARLTDFSSYGAWNSTHTSFPKGGPERLEVGGTFRENMRLMGFPAEVDWTIEEVRPARALAIRGKGPMSVTVATRYTLIPEGEATTVRIDGEFTGAAVSLMAGRLKDSATAALDESLRKLNGLVA, via the coding sequence ATGGCCGAAGTCAGCGCGGAAGCACGGATCGAGGCGCCCGCCGAGAAGGTCTGGGCGCGGCTCACGGACTTCTCCTCGTACGGCGCGTGGAACTCCACCCACACCAGCTTCCCGAAGGGCGGCCCCGAAAGGCTCGAAGTCGGCGGCACCTTCCGGGAGAACATGAGGCTCATGGGGTTCCCGGCCGAGGTCGACTGGACCATCGAGGAGGTGCGGCCGGCCCGCGCACTCGCGATCCGCGGCAAGGGGCCGATGTCCGTGACCGTCGCGACGCGCTACACGCTGATCCCCGAGGGGGAGGCCACCACGGTCCGCATCGACGGCGAGTTCACGGGCGCCGCCGTCTCCCTGATGGCGGGCAGGCTGAAGGACTCGGCGACGGCGGCACTGGACGAGTCCCTGCGCAAGCTGAACGGGCTGGTCGCCTGA
- a CDS encoding CPBP family intramembrane glutamic endopeptidase: protein MQVEQGPVADSSSGKSPGESSGDRPGRRVLRDETLLVLGVSLGASGVSALISFIGSVTRPGGLKDQAATLNASAAPGRPWLDLAWQLFGIASALVPVALVAHFLLREGKGLRTLGFDRTRPWFDLARGTGVAAVIGSSGIAFYLAARGLGFNLTVVPEALPEVWWKYPVLILSALQNSVLEEVVVVGYLLRRLDQLGWSPVGALVASSVLRGSYHLYQGIGGFIGNMVMGVVFVHLYRRWGRIGPLVVAHSLLDIGAFVGYALLAGKVGWLPTA, encoded by the coding sequence GTGCAGGTGGAGCAGGGGCCGGTGGCTGATTCGTCTTCCGGGAAATCGCCCGGGGAATCCTCCGGGGACCGGCCCGGGAGGCGGGTCCTGCGGGACGAGACGCTGCTCGTGCTGGGCGTCTCGCTCGGTGCGAGCGGCGTCTCCGCGCTGATCAGTTTCATCGGCTCGGTCACCAGACCGGGAGGCCTCAAGGACCAGGCGGCCACGCTCAACGCCTCGGCCGCGCCGGGCCGTCCGTGGCTCGACCTGGCATGGCAGCTGTTCGGCATCGCGTCGGCCCTGGTGCCGGTCGCCCTCGTCGCGCACTTCCTGCTGAGGGAGGGCAAGGGGCTGCGCACGCTCGGCTTCGACCGTACGCGCCCCTGGTTCGACCTCGCCCGGGGAACGGGGGTCGCCGCCGTCATCGGCAGCTCGGGCATCGCCTTCTACCTGGCGGCCCGCGGGCTGGGCTTCAACCTCACGGTGGTGCCGGAGGCGCTGCCCGAGGTGTGGTGGAAGTACCCGGTGCTGATCCTCTCCGCGCTCCAGAACTCGGTCCTGGAGGAGGTCGTCGTCGTCGGATACCTGCTGCGACGGCTCGACCAGCTGGGCTGGTCGCCGGTGGGCGCGCTGGTGGCGAGTTCCGTGCTGCGCGGCTCGTACCACCTGTACCAGGGCATCGGCGGGTTCATCGGCAACATGGTGATGGGCGTGGTCTTCGTCCACCTGTACCGCCGGTGGGGCCGGATCGGACCGCTGGTGGTCGCCCACTCGCTCCTCGACATCGGCGCGTTCGTGGGCTACGCGCTGCTGGCGGGGAAGGTGGGGTGGCTGCCCACGGCCTGA